The following proteins are encoded in a genomic region of Melopsittacus undulatus isolate bMelUnd1 chromosome 8, bMelUnd1.mat.Z, whole genome shotgun sequence:
- the GPRC5B gene encoding G-protein coupled receptor family C group 5 member B has translation MKTYRAIGFFLLFVISYGSSENSSTSRGCGLDLLPQYVYLCDLDAIWGIVVEAVAGAGVLTTLLLMLILLVRLPFIKDKEKKSPLGMHFLFLFGTLGLFGLAFAFIIQEDEMVCSTRRFLWGVIFALCFSCLLAQAWRLRRLVRHGKSPSGWHLAGVAICLMLVQVIIATEWLILTVVRDNKLACSYEPMDFAMALIYVMFLMVFTMGFSLFTLCGKFKKWKKNGVCLIITLFFSILIWVAWMTMYLFGNAELKRRDKWSDPTLAIALVSSGWVFVIFHAIPEVHCTILPSQQENTPNYFDTSQPRMRETAFEEDIQLPRSYMENKAFSMDEHNAALRTAGFRNGSLGSRPSAPFRSNVYQPTEMAVVLNGGTIPTAPPSYTGRHLW, from the exons atgaaaacctaCCGAGCCATTGGGTTCTTCCTCCTCTTCGTGATCAGCTACGGCTCTTCTGAAAATTCAAGTACATCTCGAGGATGTGGACTGGATCTTCTCCCTCAGTATGTTTACCTGTGCGACCTGGATGCCATCTGGGGAATAGTGGTGGAGGCAGTTGCAGGGGCAGGTGTGCTGACCACGCTACTGCTGATGCTGATTTTGCTGGTGAGGCTGCCCTTCATCAAGGACAAAGAGAAGAAGAGCCCTCTGGGAATGcacttcctctttctttttgggACTCTAGGACTGTTTGGGCTGGCGTTTGCTTTCATCATACAAGAAGATGAAATGGTGTGCTCTACCCGAAGATTTCTATGGGGAGTTATCTTTGCTTTGTGCTTCTCATGCTTGCTAGCTCAAGCCTGGAGACTTCGTAGACTAGTTCGCCATGGGAAGAGTCCATCTGGCTGGCATCTAGCTGGTGTGGCAATCTGCCTGATGCTCGTTCAGGTCATTATTGCAACTGAGTGGTTAATACTGACAGTTGTCAGAGATAACAAGTTGGCCTGCAGCTACGAACCAATGGATTTTGCTATGGCTTTGATTTACGTTATGTTCCTGATGGTATTTACCATgggattttctcttttcactCTCTGTGGGAAGTttaagaaatggaagaaaaacgGAGTATGCCTCAttataacactttttttttccattctaatTTGGGTAGCCTGGATGACTATGTACCTCTTTGGTAATGCTGAGCTAAAGAGAAGAGACAAATGGAGTGACCCCACTCTTGCTATTGCACTGGTGTCCAGTGGTTGggtgtttgttatttttcatgccATCCCAGAGGTTCACTGTACCATCCTTCcatcacagcaggaaaacactCCCAATTATTTTGATACTTCACAGCCAAGGATGCGTGAAACTGCTTTTGAGGAAGATATACAGCTTCCTCGGAGCTACATGGAAAATAAAGCCTTTTCAATGGATGAACATAATGCAG CACTAAGAACAGCAGGATTTCGAAACGGCAGTTTGGGAAGCCGACCTAGTGCTCCTTTTAGAAGCAATGTTTATCAGCCAACTGAGATGGCAGTTGTGCTAAATGGTGGGACT ATACCAACTGCTCCGCCAAGTTACACTGGACGACACCTCTGGTGA